A segment of the Lycium ferocissimum isolate CSIRO_LF1 chromosome 10, AGI_CSIRO_Lferr_CH_V1, whole genome shotgun sequence genome:
atacataatataccccCAGTTTAATCGGGTAATCATGAATTCACGTGatctattttttatacatagattCGCCCCCAGTTCTTCCCATCTACACAGCtgtaatatttttctaaaacaaTGAGCCATAGGAAACATAAAACTTTTGTTATTGCATTAAGGCAGATGAACGTACAAACAGTTTGGCATGCACACTTTGTTCAATATAAATACAAGCttaattgaaaaacaaaaagagactATAAAGAGCTCCAAATGTATGTTAATGATCCATACCACTAGAAATGTTAAGGAGCCAATTCAGGGAGATCCAgaggagttgttttgaagttggaaagccaacaaggaatataACTATATGTAGCCATGTATGGACAGTACCTTGGGTAAGCAAAAAATGCTACACATTTTGCAATTGATTTTTGAAATGGAAGACCAGGAATGCAATTATTCCTCAAATCAAGCACTCCATTTTCTATCAATCTCAAACAAATTGGCCCAAATCCTGTAAAATAATTATTGGACAACGATAAATTGGCCAAATTCCCCAGGGCACAAATCACATCAGGTACTATCCCATACAACTGATTTCCAGCAAAATTCAAGATTTCGACATTTTCCAAGCACCCTAATGAGAACGGAAGTGGACCAGTAAGTCTATTATTGCCAGCATCGAACACTACTGCTTCGTTCAAGAATCCGAGTTCATAAGGGAGACATCCACTTAACAAGTTGTTGAGCAGCAAAATCTCTGTCAAACTCGACAAGATTTTCGAAATGCTACGTGGGATTGGACCGAAAAATCTGTTGTTGGCTAAGGTAAGATAAATAACATGGCTGCTCGCGATATTATCAGGAAGCCTTTGCATgaaattattgttgttgataaataGCGCGTCAAGTTGGTCTTTAGTGAACAATTGAGGTGGGACTGATCCGGTGAAAGAATTGAATCTTATGTCTAATATATTTAGGCTATTCATGCCCAAAATTGCACTAGGAAAAGGCCCAAAAAATTGGTTGTTACTAATATCAAGTTCATAGAGATAAGGAAGATTCGCGATTTTTTGAGACAGAGTCCCACCAAACTTGTTGGAATTAGCATGGAAAATGGCTATATCTGGAAGCTGATCAAGGAAGCCATCAAGCGTCGAAGCGCTAAGTTGAAATCCATTGAAATCAATAGAAGCAAGAGCAATTGCTGATTTGTTGTCTGGTGGACTTTCACAGTAGAAACCAGTATAATTACATATATTTGGACCAACCCAAGATTTTGTAACACCTAAAGGATCAGAAGTGATGGTATTCTTAAATTTCTGGATAATGGGGTATACTATAGCAAGTCTTTGATCTGCAAAAATCAATTGGTTTTGTCCCTTTGATGGTTGTGCTACTGTAACACTCAAGAGAAATATTAGAAATTTGATACTATTCATCATCTCTCGAAAGCAAGAAAATGGAGTGAGAATGAAAATAGAGAAGAAATCAACAAAGTTCACTATGCATGGAAAGCAAACCATCAATATTTGTAGTACTTGATTATAATTTTTTGTGTTTGTGGATTGGTCGCAGCAATTAACAAGAGGTACAGCATAATGGATACGTTTTTTAAAGGCTCAACTTGATTAACCAACCAATCCTGAGTGTTTTTAAAATTGAGACCGTGCAAAAAGAAGCAACAATGAATGGGTCACTATTTGGTTGTGGCCAGGGACCAGAACTCTTTCAATTATTAAAAGAAGATGTCATGTTAcctttttgacattttttgttATCGGTTTGGCCACTAGTGCCAGATTTCAATAATCATATGTAGTACTTATAAATCTTTTGTACAATCTGATCAATACTTATCCCTGTAACTATCAGTTTTTGTTGCAATCCAGCCAACCTATTGTCGTTTCGACTTATGCTTAAGGGCTTAGGGCCAGCCAGAGAATTCAGCTAGTGGTCATTAATTCTGAGATTTTAGGATTAATCAAGATTTTGTTAGCAGGAGATgacatatttttaaaacttgcAAATAAAGAAGATGTCATGTTAcctttttgacattttttgttATCGGTTTGGCCACTAGTACCAGATTTCAATAATCATAAGCTTTTGCTTTTGCATATACAGTATAAATCTTTTGTAGAATCTTATCAATACTTATCCCTGTAAATATCAGTTTTTGTTTAGAATTATGGGTAAGGCCATCCAGAGAATTCAACAAGTGGTCATTAATATGAGATTTTAGGATTACTCAAGATTTTAGTAGCAGCAGATGACATGTTTTTATGAGAATCATTAGCTAATCATATGGTCTTCAAtgtcattcttctttcttttgcattAGATGGACTTAATGACATGAGAAAATCAATTAAGAAAGTATGATTAGTTGGTTAGCATAATGATTAGTTGGTTAGCATAAAGatcttctttcatttctttgcACAAGGGTGGAAGCAGGATTGGAGACAAggagatggaaaaaaaatgttaaatgtCAGAGCTAAGAGTCGAACCTATGACCTAAAACAAATTTTGAATTACATTTGTCACTACAAAAAAGTTGCCTATGCGAAGTTTAAGATTAAACTGATTACTGTTGAACCTATAAGTTTTCACCAAACATGCAACAATGGAATCGAGCCATTGACTTGCTCAGAGCCCCAAAATGCTCCACAGTAATCTATTCCTAAATATTTCCTGGTTtctgacattctttttgggttAGCTATTTTCTGGATGATGCAAAAAACCAAGttatgggacatttggaaattAGGCTGGATCAAAACCTAGTTCAACTTCTAATTCACAGGCTTACTGGTTTGGAGCCACCAAAACCAAATCCCTATCATAGTTAATGGGTTCAGTTACAAACTATTTCTAGATGGCTGCTGAGCTCAACCCAAGTGGCAAAAAGATCTCTGCTGGTCATAGAGGAGTAATTGGACAGGCCCAATAGGCAATCTCTTGTATGTATACCAAACTGAAAAGACCAATTACCCAATTGAGATTATAGAACTTAGAAGagccttctttcttcatttatatatacacagatgtataaaagttaaaatacaacaacagttattaTGTTTCAATCCTAAACTAGTTCAACTCACTTGTATGAATCTGTTATATATGGGCTAATTTATTCAAATAGATAAAAGCAATGACTTCTTGAGACACGTGTTCAAAGTGTTGAATTAAGGTAGAAGAGTTTGGTTAATTACTTGACTAGATCAATTGCAAGACTTTAAGAACCTGTGCTTCTGTTCCAGACGTAGTCAAAATGAAAATTACTGTCTAGCAAACGACCAGATATTCAATTTCATATTTGTGGTTATAAAATAAATTGACCCATGGCCAGTCCAGACAATGAATGAGGACACCATAAACGCCCAAATTTGACTAACCAACGCACCATACTGTTCCCATTCTGACTCAAATTCTCAATATATCAACTTTCACTTTCAGACATTCTTGTTAGGATTAACTTATAGGTAAGAAAAATAAGCCTCATAGGTAAGAAAAATAAGCTtacattaataaaaaatattttatttatattttaaatcttCCGTGTTAATTTGATTTAGTCCATGAACATTAGCTGAATTATGAATGTGATAATTGATTATTAGATCGTGCATTTTATGTGTTTGGTAGATCTGCGTTGACGGTCAGTGTAAGCTCAATTCGATGGGCTCGTAATGTGAGGGGCCATCAGGGTTTCATTAATAGCAGATAGGTCCCTTCTCTAGCCCTCATATAAACACATTTTAAGATATTTCATAACAATATCTCTAACGTGTGTAGCTGTTCCATTGATGCTGCCATATCGTGGAAGAGTAATAGATAGGAAGTTCTACTCATTTATCTATCTGCATATGGTTCAAATAGGTACGCAACTACTCTTGCTAATCAAAGTATATTTTTGTGTCCTAATATCATATTTGATCTTGATTTATATACTTATACAATATACACGAACTAAATTTTATACTGTTGATGTATTTTAACTAGTTGTAACAAAATTGAACATATGTATTCGTTTTTTCTATTTCGACGATACACCAGGAATAGAGTTAGGTTCAATGTTTTGACTTTAAAACCACAAAAACTACGTGACTTCTAGCTtttcatttctaacatattATAGGGAGAAAATGGCAGAAACAATAGGGATCATCCAAACAATAGTAAGTTATTTAAAAAGTCATATAAGGATCCACGAATATTGCATAGGATACCAAATGTGGGTTCTCGTAATTTGACCAGACAGAGAAAAAAAACAATGACCAAAACACGAAGTTATCTACTCGGGTAAGGGCAGGTTCATCTCTCCACATGTGATTCATCTACTACATCTAGAAACTATCTTCTTGTTTAATGTTTAAAATTGTCAAAGGTCCATTAAACAtttttataatcatagaaattaGCAGACCATTGAAATAACAAATCattccttttttaaaataacttgTTGTCGGCCAACTTATGGACATCTAAATTATTCTAAAAATCCCTAATACTTTTTATCAACATAAATATGGAATAATTTTTTCTACTAAATTTTACTCCAGCAAGAAGAAAACCTAATGTTTTTTTTCCTAAGAATAAAATAGACTTATCAtgattttatcttcttctttttttcattttttctactAAATTTTACTCCAGCAAGAAGAAAACCTAATGTGTTTTTTCCTAAGAATAAAATAGACTTATCAtgattttatcttcttcttttttcggCCGATGTTCGATATGGGTATTAGAatccaattaaatttaaatttacattaGAAAATCCCACATTAAAAATAAAGCGCACTCTAACCATCATATCGAGTCCTTAAATATAAGGGAAAATTATGTAATTGACATATATTGgaacgacccgtttggttgttattggaCTTTTGACCTATTTACCCTCGTTAACCCTTCCCCGAGCCCTGTAAAtatgattttgacccgcggggatggGCGACACGGTTCCCGAGGTAATCGGGCGAGttttattgtgacttataagaattagaaccttaaagtggaaaacctttgaccaatagttgacttttgggtaaaatCCGTCGATTCCGTGAGGTCCAGAGgatcgattatgacttggtgggggtATTCAGTTCTGTTGCCGAGGCATTTGGGAGCGTTTTGTActaatggttggaaagttgatttttgACCGTTGGGGGTTGACCCGGTCGCCTCATCGAGGCTTGTTCCGCAGGCGCGAATGCCTATCACATTAATGAGATCCGCCTGGGATGGTCCTCTGCTGAGGCGAGATCGCGGCGGCAGACCCTCTTCCGCTGCAGCGAGAATCGCTGAACCAAAATTATTAAATGTCCTAATTCGAACCATTCTTTTCCCATTCCCAAAATTAATTCTCCATGTGACTCAAGGGCGATTTGAAGTGTATTCAGAGTTGATTCATCTTGGGGTAAGTGTCCTTCATCTTGTTCTTGTTTATTTACCTTCCTAAGCTAGGAATCTATGGTGGAATCTAGAAAAGCTAGTTAGAGAAGATGAGTTTTAACCTTAGTTTGTTAATTGAATTTTAAGCTATGAATGTAAGTTTAATTGATGAGTCTTGCTAATCTAAGCATGAAATTCCATTAATTAGTAGTAATAAGCTTAAATCTCTAATTTGAGTTAATGATTTGATTATAGGAAAACTAGGGTTCATGCCTAAATTGGGGGTTACCATTTGAATGATATAATTGATCAATAATTGAGCTTTATTAGCAATTGGAGAATAGAATTGAACTTCCAGAACGTTGGGTTACCAATTCCACTCTTGGAATACCTGTTTCGCCCTTGTGGGTCTGATTTTCCTCTTTCTACAGCTGATTTTCGATTCAAACGAATGTAAAGCAATATGGGTACCGTAATCCCCGTTTTTAACTTAGATTTCGATAATTACTAGACTTTAAGTATTCGGAGGCTCTTCGGAAAGGCAAGGGTCATGTTTGACGGTTCGTGGCACCAgctcggcatcgaggtaggttacagcttacctttcggttagacttcgattaacgaaacatatgtagaagttagtgattgacggagaaagcatgttaagccttcgggtatgaagttgggatggatactcttaggttggtattgttgataactttgtgggcttgttgccttgttTATTGTGATTTGGCTTGTTGCCCATTTACTATGTTGTGTTTGTAATGCATTcatctctcacttatcttgTCACTTATCATCGATAAAGGAAAGAACAATGATTTAggattggtattgtgatatgtgcTCATGTAGAGGCACGAATAAGATACTTACACTCTATATTGATATCATGCATCGCATTCATACACATTTGCATGATcattgatatgaactgtgaTTTGGTGTTggtgatgataagtgagaaaggaGACATCCGAGATTGTGACTGGAGCAGGAGTTTATGGATAAGTTCGTTATGGAAGTCATCTCTGAGCTATGTGCAAAGTGGCTTGTTATTGTGGAAGTCATCTTTGGGCTGTGCGCGGAGTGtctagtacatggacttcgcgggtgccccatgggtcatgactatcaagACGTGG
Coding sequences within it:
- the LOC132033404 gene encoding uncharacterized protein At4g06744; translation: MVCFPCIVNFVDFFSIFILTPFSCFREMMNSIKFLIFLLSVTVAQPSKGQNQLIFADQRLAIVYPIIQKFKNTITSDPLGVTKSWVGPNICNYTGFYCESPPDNKSAIALASIDFNGFQLSASTLDGFLDQLPDIAIFHANSNKFGGTLSQKIANLPYLYELDISNNQFFGPFPSAILGMNSLNILDIRFNSFTGSVPPQLFTKDQLDALFINNNNFMQRLPDNIASSHVIYLTLANNRFFGPIPRSISKILSSLTEILLLNNLLSGCLPYELGFLNEAVVFDAGNNRLTGPLPFSLGCLENVEILNFAGNQLYGIVPDVICALGNLANLSLSNNYFTGFGPICLRLIENGVLDLRNNCIPGLPFQKSIAKCVAFFAYPRYCPYMATYSYIPCWLSNFKTTPLDLPELAP